In the Rippkaea orientalis PCC 8801 genome, one interval contains:
- a CDS encoding pentapeptide repeat-containing protein, whose translation MKTLAAYTNPIPLSLNEIKEALTHGQSLANMNLQGIDLSQMDLSFANLSSAILIGINGQGTNFQGADLRGADLRGADLKSANLTNVDLQGSYLHRAQLQGCLLSAAKLESAKLQLALYDSLTVWPEGYDYRNSGAVGPYANLGGVFLNTANLRGADLRYANLRGAYLSGADLTGANLEGAALSGATLQGAFLTGAYLRGARLIGTELQGADLRGADLTEVSWEQLQSIAGADFTRAQGLSESDLVCLCSRPSQELGTWNSFTRSNTATSLGCS comes from the coding sequence ATGAAAACCCTTGCTGCTTACACTAACCCTATTCCCCTCTCTCTTAATGAGATTAAAGAAGCTCTGACTCATGGCCAAAGTTTGGCTAATATGAATTTACAAGGGATAGATCTAAGCCAGATGGATCTATCCTTTGCCAATTTAAGCAGTGCTATTTTAATTGGGATTAACGGTCAGGGAACCAACTTTCAGGGAGCTGATTTACGCGGTGCTGACTTACGCGGCGCTGACTTAAAGTCTGCCAACCTAACCAATGTTGATTTGCAAGGCAGTTATTTACACCGCGCCCAGTTACAAGGGTGTCTTTTGAGTGCTGCCAAGCTAGAGTCGGCTAAACTACAATTGGCACTCTACGACTCTCTCACTGTTTGGCCTGAAGGCTATGACTATCGGAATTCCGGCGCAGTGGGTCCCTATGCTAACCTAGGGGGAGTTTTTCTGAATACAGCCAATCTCAGGGGTGCTGATCTGCGTTATGCCAACTTGAGAGGGGCTTACTTAAGTGGGGCTGATTTGACGGGGGCTAATTTGGAAGGAGCCGCCTTGAGTGGGGCTACCCTTCAAGGAGCTTTTCTCACAGGGGCTTACTTGCGCGGAGCTCGACTCATTGGTACAGAGTTACAAGGAGCTGACTTGCGTGGAGCCGACTTAACCGAAGTTAGTTGGGAACAGTTACAGAGTATCGCTGGAGCCGATTTTACGAGGGCTCAAGGTTTAAGTGAGTCGGATCTGGTTTGTTTATGCAGTCGTCCCTCTCAAGAATTGGGGACTTGGAATTCCTTTACTCGCTCTAATACGGCGACAAGCCTTGGGTGCTCTTAA
- a CDS encoding phycobiliprotein lyase: protein MLLIPPMTMMDFFRKSEGIWFSQRTVHRFDSLADESGISNLIVKVLDKNDQRVLAVCLELGVDPAKVSGGASFAWQDNLEEKDPNPDYAAILVDIPYSSNPREGKFLRNRGYVEGIPVVSAYHFSDDGVLTIETEYERNQGQERCWFVTDNFRVRVTTVKMMNGVNLMGYCSERRCVSPSQLSQLIEQNQLKND from the coding sequence ATGTTACTAATACCTCCCATGACCATGATGGATTTCTTTCGCAAAAGTGAAGGAATCTGGTTTTCTCAGCGTACAGTCCATCGTTTTGATTCCTTGGCTGACGAGTCAGGAATTTCTAACTTGATTGTTAAAGTTTTGGACAAAAATGACCAACGAGTCCTGGCAGTCTGTCTTGAACTTGGCGTAGATCCAGCAAAAGTCAGTGGCGGTGCTAGTTTCGCTTGGCAGGATAATTTAGAGGAGAAAGACCCTAACCCTGACTATGCTGCGATTTTAGTGGACATTCCCTATAGTTCCAATCCTAGAGAGGGCAAATTTTTACGAAATCGCGGTTATGTAGAAGGAATTCCTGTTGTCAGTGCCTACCATTTTTCTGACGATGGAGTTTTGACAATTGAGACGGAATATGAGCGCAATCAAGGTCAAGAACGCTGTTGGTTTGTGACCGATAATTTTCGGGTAAGGGTTACTACGGTTAAAATGATGAACGGAGTTAATTTAATGGGTTACTGCTCTGAACGCCGTTGTGTTTCTCCCTCGCAACTATCGCAGTTAATTGAACAAAATCAATTGAAAAACGATTAA
- a CDS encoding RNA-guided endonuclease InsQ/TnpB family protein gives MITRRVTFRLYPSKSQSAKLFEARRLHAYLYNACVEDRKTSYQKFGKSVSYFDQQAALVPFKGCWPEYKSLNHGSLQATVKRVDFAFQRFFKGLGGYPKFRSIRQYSGWTYPDARQGFRVHSIGENGYLELRDLGIQVQMRGKARQWGTPSTCTIVYRHGNWYASITVKCEEILRETGTGAIGIDFGTLTAIALSDGTKIENPRFLANAKEKIKRASKQKRRKKAPDHKKRVRGSNRWKKASKKVAKLQTKVASQRQDWAHKVSTQIVSCNSMVATEKLNIKGMTRKAKKGKRKRQKSGLNRSILDVGWGITRDMIEYKLSECNGVFVEVPTQKVKPSQTCPKCGHQEKKTLEQRIHECKQCGYTNDRDVASAEVMLSWALGTSVPNRGGESSTEKPTVKSCGGFQQLASVKRQKLQSQRSGLE, from the coding sequence ATGATTACACGCAGAGTTACGTTTCGGCTATATCCTTCCAAGTCTCAATCGGCAAAACTGTTTGAGGCCAGAAGACTCCATGCCTATCTGTATAACGCCTGTGTGGAAGACCGTAAAACCAGTTATCAGAAATTCGGAAAGTCTGTAAGCTATTTTGACCAACAGGCCGCTCTCGTCCCCTTTAAAGGATGTTGGCCTGAATATAAATCATTGAATCACGGCTCATTGCAAGCAACTGTTAAGCGAGTCGATTTTGCGTTTCAACGCTTCTTTAAGGGATTGGGTGGCTATCCTAAATTTCGTTCGATTCGCCAATACTCAGGTTGGACTTATCCCGATGCCCGTCAAGGGTTTCGAGTTCATAGTATCGGTGAAAACGGGTACCTAGAGCTTCGAGACTTGGGTATTCAGGTTCAAATGCGGGGGAAAGCACGTCAATGGGGAACTCCTAGTACCTGCACGATTGTTTATCGTCATGGGAATTGGTATGCCTCCATCACTGTTAAATGCGAAGAGATCCTTCGTGAAACAGGAACAGGAGCCATTGGAATAGATTTTGGGACTCTCACTGCTATTGCATTAAGTGACGGGACTAAAATAGAGAATCCTCGCTTTCTTGCCAATGCTAAGGAGAAAATTAAAAGGGCTTCTAAGCAGAAAAGACGCAAAAAAGCCCCTGACCATAAAAAACGGGTTAGAGGCTCTAACCGATGGAAGAAAGCGTCCAAAAAGGTTGCGAAACTGCAAACAAAAGTAGCTAGTCAACGTCAAGATTGGGCGCATAAGGTGTCAACACAAATTGTTAGCTGTAATAGCATGGTTGCCACTGAAAAATTGAATATCAAAGGAATGACCCGCAAGGCTAAAAAAGGAAAGCGGAAACGCCAGAAATCTGGATTGAACCGCTCTATTTTAGACGTGGGATGGGGAATAACCCGTGACATGATTGAGTATAAACTCTCGGAATGTAACGGAGTTTTTGTTGAGGTTCCCACTCAAAAAGTAAAACCTTCTCAAACCTGTCCTAAATGCGGTCATCAGGAGAAAAAGACCTTGGAGCAACGCATTCACGAATGCAAGCAATGTGGTTACACCAATGACAGGGATGTAGCTAGTGCCGAGGTTATGCTGTCATGGGCGTTAGGAACTAGCGTCCCTAATCGTGGAGGGGAAAGCTCTACTGAGAAACCCACAGTTAAATCCTGTGGAGGTTTTCAGCAACTTGCCTCCGTGAAGCGACAGAAACTCCAATCTCAGCGTAGCGGATTGGAGTAG
- the tnpA gene encoding IS200/IS605 family transposase, with the protein MATKHRKGSHSIFSVRLHFVFLTHYRRKAITSPMLERIKEMFAQVCSTMDCELLECSGEADHVHLLVDFHPKQSISAVAGCLKSATSRMLKKEFPDEVKKWYRTQSFWSGSYYVASTGGAPIEKLKEYIKNQDQPRD; encoded by the coding sequence ATGGCAACCAAGCATAGAAAAGGTTCGCATAGTATTTTTAGCGTGAGACTGCACTTCGTCTTCCTAACCCATTACAGGCGCAAGGCAATTACTTCTCCTATGTTGGAGAGAATAAAAGAGATGTTCGCTCAGGTCTGTTCAACAATGGATTGCGAATTATTGGAATGTTCTGGTGAAGCAGACCATGTTCACCTTCTCGTAGATTTTCACCCCAAGCAATCCATTTCTGCCGTAGCTGGCTGTCTTAAGTCAGCTACCAGTCGAATGCTAAAAAAAGAATTTCCCGATGAAGTCAAGAAATGGTACAGAACTCAGTCTTTTTGGTCTGGCTCCTACTACGTTGCTTCTACTGGTGGCGCACCGATTGAAAAACTAAAGGAATATATCAAGAATCAGGATCAACCAAGGGATTAA
- a CDS encoding chromophore lyase CpcT/CpeT: protein MLKDQLMLTLAHWLAGDFSNQKQAAENPKDYPHIRVFFRPLPWDFFEGIGFYSEQAYDYDLWSPYRQGVHRFVPQEKQIYVENYGLKDGILYAGAGREQDILKTLTPDCIERRYNCSMIFEQEGNLFRGKVEGNSCFITRNGCQTYLVSEVELTQNTFASLDRGLDINTHEQVWGTATGLLRFEKRQSFAEEIPGFQGFS, encoded by the coding sequence ATGCTTAAAGATCAATTAATGCTAACTTTAGCTCACTGGCTAGCTGGAGATTTTAGCAACCAAAAACAAGCCGCTGAAAATCCTAAAGATTACCCTCACATTCGGGTATTTTTTCGACCTTTACCTTGGGATTTTTTTGAGGGGATTGGCTTTTATTCTGAGCAAGCTTACGACTATGATCTTTGGAGTCCTTATCGTCAAGGAGTCCATCGATTTGTCCCACAAGAGAAACAAATTTATGTTGAAAATTATGGACTTAAAGACGGCATACTCTATGCTGGGGCGGGAAGAGAACAAGATATTCTCAAAACTCTTACCCCTGATTGTATTGAACGTCGTTATAACTGTTCGATGATTTTTGAACAGGAGGGGAATTTGTTTCGGGGAAAAGTTGAAGGAAATAGTTGTTTTATTACCCGAAATGGTTGCCAAACTTATTTAGTTAGTGAAGTAGAACTAACTCAAAACACTTTTGCCAGTTTAGATCGAGGATTAGATATTAATACCCATGAACAGGTGTGGGGGACAGCAACCGGTTTGTTGCGATTTGAAAAACGTCAAAGTTTTGCCGAAGAAATTCCCGGTTTTCAAGGTTTCTCCTAA
- a CDS encoding phycobiliprotein lyase: MDMTKFVELSLGSWRSQRSAHHLAFRHFEEVTSSIDIIALKESDSEVISLCQSYKIDPTLAAHPFRMSWQGETDWDDLESTFEGTTILVPIPDLDNPKAGRLLRDQGYAETIPSVGQYQITEDGTFVLKTAYDRAMAEEKIWFVNPNFRLRISLIKTSQGSGVVTASFSSETRILESKS; this comes from the coding sequence ATGGATATGACTAAATTCGTTGAACTTTCCCTAGGAAGTTGGCGGTCTCAACGTAGTGCTCATCATCTGGCTTTCAGACACTTTGAAGAAGTCACCTCAAGCATTGATATTATTGCCTTAAAAGAGTCAGACTCCGAAGTTATTAGCCTTTGTCAATCATACAAAATTGATCCGACTTTAGCGGCTCATCCTTTTCGTATGAGTTGGCAAGGAGAAACGGATTGGGATGATTTGGAGTCCACTTTTGAGGGGACTACTATTTTAGTTCCTATCCCCGATCTAGACAATCCTAAAGCGGGAAGATTACTGCGAGATCAAGGCTATGCAGAAACCATCCCTTCTGTTGGTCAGTATCAAATTACTGAAGATGGTACATTTGTTTTAAAAACAGCCTATGATCGGGCTATGGCTGAAGAAAAAATTTGGTTTGTTAATCCCAATTTTCGCCTACGGATCTCTTTGATTAAAACAAGTCAGGGGTCAGGAGTGGTTACGGCTTCTTTTTCTTCAGAAACCCGTATTCTTGAATCAAAATCATGA
- a CDS encoding phycobilisome rod-core linker polypeptide — MSVILETPLELSPSRNPDEVAIVIRGVYKQVLGNPHVMDSERLVSAESRLGNGELSVRDFVRAVAKSEFYRRRYFQSCAPYRFVELNFKHLLGRAPQDQGELSCHIRLCIEQGYEAEIDSYLDSDEYQQKFGDNIVPYYQGIQSQVGSKQVGYNRTLSLYQGYAGVDSAFKGSRLVDEVASNRGGKIVLPRKGGRLSISQDATVKTFKILVKGSKFDSPRRISTTEYLVPGDRMSPQIQRIHRAGGKIVSITEVA; from the coding sequence ATGAGTGTAATTTTAGAGACCCCTTTAGAACTTTCCCCTTCTCGCAATCCTGATGAGGTGGCCATCGTTATTCGGGGAGTGTATAAGCAAGTCTTAGGCAACCCTCACGTCATGGATAGCGAGCGCTTAGTCAGTGCTGAATCTCGGCTAGGCAATGGGGAGCTAAGCGTCCGAGATTTTGTGCGAGCGGTAGCTAAATCTGAATTTTATCGCCGTCGCTATTTTCAATCCTGCGCTCCCTATCGCTTTGTGGAACTCAACTTTAAGCACCTATTGGGGCGTGCTCCTCAAGACCAAGGGGAACTGTCGTGCCATATTCGTCTGTGTATTGAGCAAGGGTATGAGGCGGAAATCGATTCTTACCTCGATAGTGATGAATATCAGCAGAAATTCGGCGATAATATCGTCCCTTATTATCAAGGGATCCAAAGCCAAGTGGGAAGCAAGCAAGTGGGGTACAATCGCACTTTGTCCCTCTATCAAGGCTATGCTGGGGTTGACAGTGCCTTTAAAGGGTCTCGTTTGGTGGACGAAGTAGCCAGCAATCGTGGTGGCAAAATTGTTCTACCCCGCAAGGGAGGACGTTTGAGCATTTCCCAAGATGCCACCGTCAAAACCTTTAAAATATTGGTTAAAGGGTCGAAGTTTGATTCTCCCCGTCGGATTAGTACCACTGAGTATCTTGTTCCTGGAGACCGGATGAGTCCCCAAATTCAACGGATTCATCGAGCTGGGGGCAAGATTGTCAGCATTACTGAAGTAGCTTAG
- a CDS encoding phycobilisome linker polypeptide: MVFGPASRLGVSLFEETPPLELIPGRSDEEVETVIRAVYRQVLGNAYVMESERASIPESQFKRGELSVREFVRSLAKSDLYRSRFFESCPRYRFIELNFKHFLGRTPDGLEEMRAHSTILDTQGFEAEIDSYLDSDEYQNAYGEYFVPYYRGYKTQPGRNMVGFTHMFAVLRGASSSDLKGSVSGKEPVLGKYVITETPLAVIPPSGGSTGEGWSFQDPSISPRTRLGVGASEEGKVYRIEVTGYRSPGKVNRVSQFRRSNRVYLVPFNKLSQEYQRIHQQGGVISSITAV, encoded by the coding sequence ATGGTTTTTGGACCTGCCTCTCGATTAGGGGTCAGTTTGTTTGAAGAGACACCGCCGTTGGAACTGATACCAGGGCGTTCAGACGAAGAAGTGGAAACCGTTATCCGCGCTGTCTACCGTCAAGTTTTAGGCAATGCCTATGTGATGGAAAGCGAACGAGCTAGTATTCCTGAATCCCAATTTAAACGGGGAGAATTGAGTGTCCGAGAGTTTGTACGCTCTCTCGCTAAATCGGATCTCTACCGCAGTCGCTTTTTTGAATCTTGTCCTCGCTATCGATTCATTGAACTTAATTTTAAGCATTTTCTCGGTCGCACCCCTGATGGATTGGAAGAGATGAGAGCTCACAGCACCATCTTGGATACCCAAGGATTTGAGGCAGAAATTGATTCTTACCTCGACAGTGACGAATATCAGAACGCCTATGGGGAATATTTTGTCCCTTACTACCGAGGCTATAAGACTCAACCTGGACGAAATATGGTGGGCTTTACCCATATGTTCGCCGTATTACGGGGAGCCTCTAGTAGCGACCTCAAGGGAAGTGTATCAGGAAAAGAGCCTGTTCTTGGTAAATATGTGATCACCGAAACTCCTTTAGCGGTAATTCCTCCTTCCGGTGGCAGCACTGGAGAAGGTTGGTCTTTCCAAGACCCCTCCATCAGTCCTCGTACCCGTCTTGGTGTGGGAGCTAGTGAAGAAGGAAAAGTCTACCGCATCGAAGTAACAGGTTATCGTTCTCCAGGGAAAGTTAATCGTGTTTCCCAATTTCGTCGGAGCAACCGAGTTTATTTAGTTCCTTTTAATAAACTCTCCCAAGAATACCAGCGCATCCACCAACAAGGGGGTGTCATTTCTAGTATTACTGCGGTTTAA